In Drosophila yakuba strain Tai18E2 chromosome X, Prin_Dyak_Tai18E2_2.1, whole genome shotgun sequence, a single genomic region encodes these proteins:
- the LOC6525298 gene encoding solute carrier family 41 member 1 isoform X1 has product MSLPNEQTNLPHNPTTSQPASASASASAFADTQTPATATATATGSTTPSTPTPSTRATPQQQQSNELKHRLTPLNVRRLSGYVNPQAISDNAGDDPPPTTINIGLFNNNNNNNNNNNNNNNNNNNNTNNNYYNNNNNNNNTASTTPPSAYATPPIYQQQLSTLTATTPLDVAPDDKYRLFTIFNGNDPDNEKLSGLPHSTTGSLSSIITTSIASSEPDPGAVSGGGGAGGAGGAGGAGGAGGAGGGGGGGGNGGIGSGALVAADASSIAGINGSSEEKLALNRPGIKQEKWTTILLQVSIPFFLAGIGTIGAGIVLGRVEKWYVFKNVSELFILVPALLGLKGNLDMCLASRLSTQVNLGNMTSRQGVIRMIVGNIALVQVQATVASFLVAMFAVSVGAAMTGDFYFENMMLLTASAMFTATSSCFVLDFVLVAVILFSQKYRLNPDNLATPLAASIGDVVSISLLSFIASLLYDHIKTHLWITFIVVTCYLVLLPMWVMIVLRNEYTRPVLKSGWVPVLSALCISGLGGLVLDAAVEVFNGFVVFQPIINGIGGNLVSVQASKISTMLHQSSIIGIIPPHTQIFEWPWRALFKGVPYAKTARILIAMSIPGNVLFIFAADYINYSTSTVTWVFVLSYLTASLVQVMLLLYIAHIIVHAMWKWKIDPDNSAIPYLTALGDLLGSSLLAVAWLFTMSVGMQYGSGMETLNAPN; this is encoded by the exons ATGTCGCTGCCCAACgaacagacaaacttgccgCACAATCCAacaaccagccaaccagcatcagcatctgcatctgcatcagcATTCGCCGACACACAGACAccagccacagcaacagcaacagcaacaggatCCACAACACCATCCACACCAACACCCTCCACAAGAGCcacaccacaacaacaacaatcaaatGAGCTGAAACACCGCCTGACGCCACTGAATGTGCGTCGTTTATCGGGCTACGTTAATCCGCAAGCGATCAGCGATAATGCTGGCGATGATCCCCCGCCCACCACCATTAACATTGGCCTcttcaacaacaacaacaacaacaataacaacaacaacaacaacaataacaacaacaacaataatacaaataataattattataataacaacaataacaacaacaacacagcaTCAACAACGCCACCATCCGCATATGCCACACCACCAATATACCAACAACAGTTGTCCACActgacagcaacaacaccgcTAGATGTGGCACCGGATGATAAATACAGATTGTTTACCATTTTCAATGGAAACG ATCCCGACAATGAGAAATTGTCGGGCCTGCCACATTCGACAACCGGTTCACTAAGCTCAATCATCACGACGTCCATAGCCTCCTCCGAACCGGATCCTGGAGCGGTgagcggcggcggtggagcgggaggagcaggaggagcgggaggagctggaggagctggaggagcaggtggcggtggcggcggcggtggcaatGGCGGCATCGGTTCCGGTGCCCTGGTGGCAGCGGACGCCTCCAGCATTGCCGGCATCAATGGCAGCTCCGAGGAGAAGTTGGCGCTCAATCGACCCGGCATCAAGCAGGAGAAGTGGACGACAATCTTGCTGCAGGTGTCCATTCCGTTCTTTCTCGCCGGGATTGGCACCATCGGAGCTGGCATTGTCCTGGGACGCGTTGAG AAATGGTATGTCTTCAAGAATGTAAGCGAGCTGTTCATCCTGGTGCCGGCGCTGTTGGGCCTCAAGGGCAACCTGGACATGTGCCTGGCATCGCGGCTCTCCACGCAAGTGAACCTCGGCAACATGACCAGCAGACAGGGCGTGATACGGATGATAGTGGGTAACATAGCACTGGTGCAGGTCCAGGCGACGGTGGCCTCCTTTCTGGTGGCCATGTTTGCGGTGAGCGTGGGTGCGGCCATGACCGGCGACTTCTATTTCGAGAACATGATGCTGCTGACTGCCTCGGCCATGTTCACGGCCACCTCGTCGTGCTTTGTGCTGG ACTTCGTTTTGGTCGCGGTTATCCTGTTCTCGCAGAAGTACCGCCTCAATCCGGACAACCTGGCCACGCCATTGGCCGCCTCCATTGGTGATGTGGTATCCATCAGTTTGCTCTCCTTTATCGCCTCGCTGCTGTACGATCATATCA aaacgcACCTGTGGATCACATTCATCGTGGTCACCTGCTACCTGGTGCTGTTGCCCATGTGGGTGATGATCGTGCTGAGGAACGAGTACACGCGACCGGTGCTAAAGAGCGGATGGGTTCCCGTCCTCTCGGCCCTCTGCATAAGTGG TCTGGGTGGCCTTGTGTTGGATGCAGCCGTCGAGGTGTTTAATGGATTCGTAGTGTTTCAACCGATCATCAATGGAATCGGCGGCAATCTGGTATCGGTGCAGGCCAGCAAGATATCCACAATGCTGCACCAGAGCTCAATTATCGGGATTATACCACCGCACACGCAGATCTTCGAGTGGCCTTGGCGGGCGCTCTTCAAAGGAG TTCCCTATGCGAAGACAGCGAGGATACTTATTGCCATGTCCATACCCGGCAATGTTCTGTTCATCTTTGCTGCTGACTATATAAACTATAGCACCTCGACGGTCACCTGGGTGTTTGTGCTTTCCTATCTGACCGCCAGTTTGGTTCAG gtgatgctgctgctgtataTTGCGCACATCATTGTGCACGcgatgtggaagtggaagaTCGATCCGGATAACTCGGCCATACCCTACCTGACGGCCTTGGGCGATCTGCTCGGCAGCAGTCTGCTGGCGGTGGCGTGGCTCTTCACCATGTCGGTGGGCATGCAGTACGGATCCGGAATGGAGACACTCAACGCACCTAACTAA
- the LOC6525298 gene encoding solute carrier family 41 member 1 isoform X5, translated as METMDRLLGRQVGRCGRGTYCGYARLVNTCDDESPDPDNEKLSGLPHSTTGSLSSIITTSIASSEPDPGAVSGGGGAGGAGGAGGAGGAGGAGGGGGGGGNGGIGSGALVAADASSIAGINGSSEEKLALNRPGIKQEKWTTILLQVSIPFFLAGIGTIGAGIVLGRVEKWYVFKNVSELFILVPALLGLKGNLDMCLASRLSTQVNLGNMTSRQGVIRMIVGNIALVQVQATVASFLVAMFAVSVGAAMTGDFYFENMMLLTASAMFTATSSCFVLDFVLVAVILFSQKYRLNPDNLATPLAASIGDVVSISLLSFIASLLYDHIKTHLWITFIVVTCYLVLLPMWVMIVLRNEYTRPVLKSGWVPVLSALCISGLGGLVLDAAVEVFNGFVVFQPIINGIGGNLVSVQASKISTMLHQSSIIGIIPPHTQIFEWPWRALFKGVPYAKTARILIAMSIPGNVLFIFAADYINYSTSTVTWVFVLSYLTASLVQVMLLLYIAHIIVHAMWKWKIDPDNSAIPYLTALGDLLGSSLLAVAWLFTMSVGMQYGSGMETLNAPN; from the exons ATGGAAACTATGGACCGGCTGCTGGGTAGGCAAGTGGGgcggtgtgggcgtggcacataCTGCGGTTACGCCCGACTCGTGAACACCTGTGATGACGAAAGCCCCG ATCCCGACAATGAGAAATTGTCGGGCCTGCCACATTCGACAACCGGTTCACTAAGCTCAATCATCACGACGTCCATAGCCTCCTCCGAACCGGATCCTGGAGCGGTgagcggcggcggtggagcgggaggagcaggaggagcgggaggagctggaggagctggaggagcaggtggcggtggcggcggcggtggcaatGGCGGCATCGGTTCCGGTGCCCTGGTGGCAGCGGACGCCTCCAGCATTGCCGGCATCAATGGCAGCTCCGAGGAGAAGTTGGCGCTCAATCGACCCGGCATCAAGCAGGAGAAGTGGACGACAATCTTGCTGCAGGTGTCCATTCCGTTCTTTCTCGCCGGGATTGGCACCATCGGAGCTGGCATTGTCCTGGGACGCGTTGAG AAATGGTATGTCTTCAAGAATGTAAGCGAGCTGTTCATCCTGGTGCCGGCGCTGTTGGGCCTCAAGGGCAACCTGGACATGTGCCTGGCATCGCGGCTCTCCACGCAAGTGAACCTCGGCAACATGACCAGCAGACAGGGCGTGATACGGATGATAGTGGGTAACATAGCACTGGTGCAGGTCCAGGCGACGGTGGCCTCCTTTCTGGTGGCCATGTTTGCGGTGAGCGTGGGTGCGGCCATGACCGGCGACTTCTATTTCGAGAACATGATGCTGCTGACTGCCTCGGCCATGTTCACGGCCACCTCGTCGTGCTTTGTGCTGG ACTTCGTTTTGGTCGCGGTTATCCTGTTCTCGCAGAAGTACCGCCTCAATCCGGACAACCTGGCCACGCCATTGGCCGCCTCCATTGGTGATGTGGTATCCATCAGTTTGCTCTCCTTTATCGCCTCGCTGCTGTACGATCATATCA aaacgcACCTGTGGATCACATTCATCGTGGTCACCTGCTACCTGGTGCTGTTGCCCATGTGGGTGATGATCGTGCTGAGGAACGAGTACACGCGACCGGTGCTAAAGAGCGGATGGGTTCCCGTCCTCTCGGCCCTCTGCATAAGTGG TCTGGGTGGCCTTGTGTTGGATGCAGCCGTCGAGGTGTTTAATGGATTCGTAGTGTTTCAACCGATCATCAATGGAATCGGCGGCAATCTGGTATCGGTGCAGGCCAGCAAGATATCCACAATGCTGCACCAGAGCTCAATTATCGGGATTATACCACCGCACACGCAGATCTTCGAGTGGCCTTGGCGGGCGCTCTTCAAAGGAG TTCCCTATGCGAAGACAGCGAGGATACTTATTGCCATGTCCATACCCGGCAATGTTCTGTTCATCTTTGCTGCTGACTATATAAACTATAGCACCTCGACGGTCACCTGGGTGTTTGTGCTTTCCTATCTGACCGCCAGTTTGGTTCAG gtgatgctgctgctgtataTTGCGCACATCATTGTGCACGcgatgtggaagtggaagaTCGATCCGGATAACTCGGCCATACCCTACCTGACGGCCTTGGGCGATCTGCTCGGCAGCAGTCTGCTGGCGGTGGCGTGGCTCTTCACCATGTCGGTGGGCATGCAGTACGGATCCGGAATGGAGACACTCAACGCACCTAACTAA